CTTGGTGACGATGCGTCCGGAAAAATCGGTCTGGAAGAACGACAAGGATTGCCTGGAGACGTGGAGATAGGATTGCCAGCGTGCGAGATTGTAAAAACCCGGCGTGATCACCTGCTGGTCGACGAGCGCGATAAGGAAGGCGATGACGAAGCGCACGAGCCCGATGAGGGCGAGCATGCCGAACAGCTCGCCGCCATGGGCAGCGAGAAGGCCGCTCCAGCCGGCCCCCGGCGTGATGCTGCCGAGGATATCGACGAGCCGCCCGACGAACCAGAAGAGCGCTGCCTCGATCGCCGCCGACGCGCCGCCGAGAACAAGCATGGCGATGAACGGCGTCCTCGCCTGGCCGATATAGAACCAGATGAAACCGAGCGTCGAGCGCGGCGGCTGGAGATTGGCGCGTGGGCGGAACGGATCGATCCAGGTTTCGAACCGGCGGAGGATGGGGCTTAAGAACATGGAAGCGATATAGGCGGAATAACCGGACCGGCAAAGGGAATGAAAAGCGACCGAAACCTTATATTTTGGTAATTAATGGTAACATCGGCGGCATACCCATTGAATGCCCCCGAACCGGTCACAATCTCACGTTACGATCGCGCTTTACCGGAGACCACTTCCATGGAAACGAAAATGCTCGATGTGCATATTCCGCTTCCGCTTGCAGAAAGGCTGGATGCCTTGGCATTCGCCCTGGGGTTGCCGCGCGACGAGATCGTCGCCGAGGCCATTGCCACCTGGATCGATCAGGAGGAACACCGCCGCCTCGTCGCGCTG
The Rhizobium leguminosarum DNA segment above includes these coding regions:
- a CDS encoding CopG family ribbon-helix-helix protein — encoded protein: METKMLDVHIPLPLAERLDALAFALGLPRDEIVAEAIATWIDQEEHRRLVALRTIAAANTMVVVETHRVIDWADSL